A genomic segment from Lasioglossum baleicum chromosome 5, iyLasBale1, whole genome shotgun sequence encodes:
- the LOC143209061 gene encoding glycerate kinase isoform X3: MRYKIALHKFTRYRPNLLNIVNFTSASMSTDPEVLEKSKTMLKDMYFAGVKAVSPKQLIIDKVKFKDGILQVGDQTFPLKENVYLVGFGKAVMGMSIVLEHMLAGYLKKGIVSIPAASTNEMWESKDKTYFPKLKTSVVEYKEGCVNNQPDHRSLDTTHDIIDLVESLTENDTLIVLISGGGSALLYMPRPIIDHEDKLMLCRNLQNEGADIKELNTVRMKLSMVKGGGLARMAFPANIVTLILSDIVGDPVDLIASGPTVYNAKTPKQSIAILKKYKLYDKVEGDVKKAIISKEAFKDKPLLTGKGRRKQFKHVVNVILGNNQVAVEAATFEARCKKLTPIILRTDVTGDVHDVSLAYAHVTSLICLALEKKLAREEFFERVRDIPVLSLPTTKVDEIYNSIEDTSGEGIVLIGGGEPTVIVKGDGVGGRNQELALHFSLDWLAKIKGNPRFAEYDVIMLSAGTDGQDGPTDAAGAFGYPAIGPIIHNLYAQSKLNASTMFVHLHAKKAAIQKKKDEQKALEELRPQEICKLHELSGFVIKKKEELKSEEQKGKKEAKEDETEEVDEMEDALPLMYQTLEIERMLPENALKDNNSYNLYSRFKNGSDLFKTGFTGTNVMDLHFIYIKKRKCDCKLDLDKGITENALDNHDLHVDPATIRKFRRMHVFSPFDWGSYLRGSLPDVADQVEHPKIKIIDDNLNQPCCRRDRKFPQKNLLKNKDLPL, encoded by the exons ATGCGCTATAAAATAGCGTTGCACAAGTTCACACGATATAG ACCTAACCTATTGAACATTGTAAATTTTACAAGTGCAAGCATGTCTACGGATCCAGAAGTTTTGGAGAAATCCAAGACGATGTTAAAGGACATGTATTTCGCGGGCGTCAAAGCGGTGTCGCCGAAGCAACTTATAATAGATAAAGTGAAATTTAAAGATGGGATATTGCAAGTCGGCGATCAAACTTTTCCATTGAAAGAGAATGTTTATTTAGTTGGTTTCGGTAAAGCTGTTATGGGTATGTCCATAGTCCTGGAACATATGCTCGCGGGATATTTAAAAAAGGGTATAGTCAGCATACCCGCAGCATCGACGAATGAGATGTGGGAGTCTAAAGACAAAACTTATTTTCCTAAGTTAAAAACCAGCGTGGTAGAATACAAAGAAGGATGTGTAAATAATCAACCGGATCATAGATCATTGGATACGACACATGACATCATAGATCTGGTTGAATCGTTAACTGAAAACGATACTTTAATTGTATTAATATCAGGCGGAGGTTCCGCGTTGCTTTACATGCCGAGACCGATAATCGATCATGAAGACAAATTAATGCTCTGTAGAAACCTTCAAAACGAAGGTGCCGATATCAAAGAACTTAACACAGTAAGAATGAAATTGTCCATGGTGAAGGGTGGCGGTTTAGCTAGAATGGCTTTCCCAGCTAACATCGTTACTTTGATATTATCCGATATAGTGGGCGATCCCGTCGATTTAATCGCTAGTGGCCCGACGGTATATAACGCGAAAACTCCGAAGCAGTCGATagctattttaaagaaatataaattatatgatAAAGTGGAAGGTGATGTAAAAAAAGCCATCATATCTAAAGAGGCTTTTAAGGATAAGCCACTGTTAACTGGCAAAGGGAGAAGGAAGCAATTTAAACATGTAGTAAACGTTATTTTGGGAAATAATCAGGTGGCAGTCGAAGCAGCTACTTTCGAAGCACGATGTAAAAAGCTCACTCCGATAATATTAAGAACCGATGTTACCGGCGATGTCCACGATGTCAGCTTGGCGTATGCTCATGTAACGAGTTTAATATGCCTTGCCTTAGAAAAGAAACTAGCTAGAGAGGAATTCTTTGAAAGAGTAAGAGACATTCCTGTGCTTTCGTTACCTACCACCAAAgtggatgaaatttataattcgaTCGAAGATACGAGTGGAGAAGGAATTGTACTGATCGGAGGAGGAGAGCCGACGGTAATAGTTAAAGGAGACGGAGTCGGTGGTAGAAATCAAGAATTAGCTTTACATTTCTCCCTAGATTGGTTAGCAAAGATAAAAGGCAACCCTCGTTTCGCCGAGTACGATGTTATAATGTTAAGCGCTGGCACGGACGGTCAAGATGGTCCAACCGATGCAGCAGGTGCATTTGGCTATCCTGCTATCGGACCGATAATTCATAACTTGTACGCACAATCAAAATTAAACGCTTCGACGATGTTTGTTCATCTACACGCGAAGAAAGCAGCTATACAAAAGAAAAAAGACGAACAAAAAGCATTAGAAGAGCTAAGACCCCAAGAAATATGTAAACTGCATGAATTAAGTGGTTTTGTGattaagaaaaaagaagaattgaaatccgaagaacaaaaaggaaaaaaagaagcAAAAGAAGATGAGACAGAGGAGGTCGATGAAATGGAAGATGCGCTTCCGTTAATGTATCAAACCTTGGAAATCGAGCGTATGCTACCCGAAAATGCATTGAAGGATAACAATTCGTATAATTTATATTCACGATTCAAGAATGGTTCAGACTTATTCAAAACTGGTTTCACTGGTACTAACGTTATGgacttacattttatttatattaaaaaacgaaaatGCGACTGCAAGCTAGATCTTGATAAAGGGATAACTGAGAACGCTTTGGATAACCATGATTTACATGTCGACCCTGCTACTATCAGAAAATTCAGAAGAATGCATGTATTCTCACCTTTCGATTGGGGTTCTTACCTACGCGGTTCATTACCCGACGTTGCAGATCAGGTAGAACatcctaaaataaaaattatcgacGACAATCTGAATCAGCCGTGTTGTCGTAGGGACAGAAAATTTCCACAAAAGAATCTATTGAAAAATAAGGATCTTCcattataa
- the LOC143209061 gene encoding glycerate kinase isoform X1, with protein MRYKIALHKFTRYSSLTFSRPNLLNIVNFTSASMSTDPEVLEKSKTMLKDMYFAGVKAVSPKQLIIDKVKFKDGILQVGDQTFPLKENVYLVGFGKAVMGMSIVLEHMLAGYLKKGIVSIPAASTNEMWESKDKTYFPKLKTSVVEYKEGCVNNQPDHRSLDTTHDIIDLVESLTENDTLIVLISGGGSALLYMPRPIIDHEDKLMLCRNLQNEGADIKELNTVRMKLSMVKGGGLARMAFPANIVTLILSDIVGDPVDLIASGPTVYNAKTPKQSIAILKKYKLYDKVEGDVKKAIISKEAFKDKPLLTGKGRRKQFKHVVNVILGNNQVAVEAATFEARCKKLTPIILRTDVTGDVHDVSLAYAHVTSLICLALEKKLAREEFFERVRDIPVLSLPTTKVDEIYNSIEDTSGEGIVLIGGGEPTVIVKGDGVGGRNQELALHFSLDWLAKIKGNPRFAEYDVIMLSAGTDGQDGPTDAAGAFGYPAIGPIIHNLYAQSKLNASTMFVHLHAKKAAIQKKKDEQKALEELRPQEICKLHELSGFVIKKKEELKSEEQKGKKEAKEDETEEVDEMEDALPLMYQTLEIERMLPENALKDNNSYNLYSRFKNGSDLFKTGFTGTNVMDLHFIYIKKRKCDCKLDLDKGITENALDNHDLHVDPATIRKFRRMHVFSPFDWGSYLRGSLPDVADQVEHPKIKIIDDNLNQPCCRRDRKFPQKNLLKNKDLPL; from the exons ATGCGCTATAAAATAGCGTTGCACAAGTTCACACGATATAG TAGCCTAACTTTTTCTAGACCTAACCTATTGAACATTGTAAATTTTACAAGTGCAAGCATGTCTACGGATCCAGAAGTTTTGGAGAAATCCAAGACGATGTTAAAGGACATGTATTTCGCGGGCGTCAAAGCGGTGTCGCCGAAGCAACTTATAATAGATAAAGTGAAATTTAAAGATGGGATATTGCAAGTCGGCGATCAAACTTTTCCATTGAAAGAGAATGTTTATTTAGTTGGTTTCGGTAAAGCTGTTATGGGTATGTCCATAGTCCTGGAACATATGCTCGCGGGATATTTAAAAAAGGGTATAGTCAGCATACCCGCAGCATCGACGAATGAGATGTGGGAGTCTAAAGACAAAACTTATTTTCCTAAGTTAAAAACCAGCGTGGTAGAATACAAAGAAGGATGTGTAAATAATCAACCGGATCATAGATCATTGGATACGACACATGACATCATAGATCTGGTTGAATCGTTAACTGAAAACGATACTTTAATTGTATTAATATCAGGCGGAGGTTCCGCGTTGCTTTACATGCCGAGACCGATAATCGATCATGAAGACAAATTAATGCTCTGTAGAAACCTTCAAAACGAAGGTGCCGATATCAAAGAACTTAACACAGTAAGAATGAAATTGTCCATGGTGAAGGGTGGCGGTTTAGCTAGAATGGCTTTCCCAGCTAACATCGTTACTTTGATATTATCCGATATAGTGGGCGATCCCGTCGATTTAATCGCTAGTGGCCCGACGGTATATAACGCGAAAACTCCGAAGCAGTCGATagctattttaaagaaatataaattatatgatAAAGTGGAAGGTGATGTAAAAAAAGCCATCATATCTAAAGAGGCTTTTAAGGATAAGCCACTGTTAACTGGCAAAGGGAGAAGGAAGCAATTTAAACATGTAGTAAACGTTATTTTGGGAAATAATCAGGTGGCAGTCGAAGCAGCTACTTTCGAAGCACGATGTAAAAAGCTCACTCCGATAATATTAAGAACCGATGTTACCGGCGATGTCCACGATGTCAGCTTGGCGTATGCTCATGTAACGAGTTTAATATGCCTTGCCTTAGAAAAGAAACTAGCTAGAGAGGAATTCTTTGAAAGAGTAAGAGACATTCCTGTGCTTTCGTTACCTACCACCAAAgtggatgaaatttataattcgaTCGAAGATACGAGTGGAGAAGGAATTGTACTGATCGGAGGAGGAGAGCCGACGGTAATAGTTAAAGGAGACGGAGTCGGTGGTAGAAATCAAGAATTAGCTTTACATTTCTCCCTAGATTGGTTAGCAAAGATAAAAGGCAACCCTCGTTTCGCCGAGTACGATGTTATAATGTTAAGCGCTGGCACGGACGGTCAAGATGGTCCAACCGATGCAGCAGGTGCATTTGGCTATCCTGCTATCGGACCGATAATTCATAACTTGTACGCACAATCAAAATTAAACGCTTCGACGATGTTTGTTCATCTACACGCGAAGAAAGCAGCTATACAAAAGAAAAAAGACGAACAAAAAGCATTAGAAGAGCTAAGACCCCAAGAAATATGTAAACTGCATGAATTAAGTGGTTTTGTGattaagaaaaaagaagaattgaaatccgaagaacaaaaaggaaaaaaagaagcAAAAGAAGATGAGACAGAGGAGGTCGATGAAATGGAAGATGCGCTTCCGTTAATGTATCAAACCTTGGAAATCGAGCGTATGCTACCCGAAAATGCATTGAAGGATAACAATTCGTATAATTTATATTCACGATTCAAGAATGGTTCAGACTTATTCAAAACTGGTTTCACTGGTACTAACGTTATGgacttacattttatttatattaaaaaacgaaaatGCGACTGCAAGCTAGATCTTGATAAAGGGATAACTGAGAACGCTTTGGATAACCATGATTTACATGTCGACCCTGCTACTATCAGAAAATTCAGAAGAATGCATGTATTCTCACCTTTCGATTGGGGTTCTTACCTACGCGGTTCATTACCCGACGTTGCAGATCAGGTAGAACatcctaaaataaaaattatcgacGACAATCTGAATCAGCCGTGTTGTCGTAGGGACAGAAAATTTCCACAAAAGAATCTATTGAAAAATAAGGATCTTCcattataa
- the LOC143209061 gene encoding glycerate kinase isoform X2, with product MRYKIALHKFTRYSLTFSRPNLLNIVNFTSASMSTDPEVLEKSKTMLKDMYFAGVKAVSPKQLIIDKVKFKDGILQVGDQTFPLKENVYLVGFGKAVMGMSIVLEHMLAGYLKKGIVSIPAASTNEMWESKDKTYFPKLKTSVVEYKEGCVNNQPDHRSLDTTHDIIDLVESLTENDTLIVLISGGGSALLYMPRPIIDHEDKLMLCRNLQNEGADIKELNTVRMKLSMVKGGGLARMAFPANIVTLILSDIVGDPVDLIASGPTVYNAKTPKQSIAILKKYKLYDKVEGDVKKAIISKEAFKDKPLLTGKGRRKQFKHVVNVILGNNQVAVEAATFEARCKKLTPIILRTDVTGDVHDVSLAYAHVTSLICLALEKKLAREEFFERVRDIPVLSLPTTKVDEIYNSIEDTSGEGIVLIGGGEPTVIVKGDGVGGRNQELALHFSLDWLAKIKGNPRFAEYDVIMLSAGTDGQDGPTDAAGAFGYPAIGPIIHNLYAQSKLNASTMFVHLHAKKAAIQKKKDEQKALEELRPQEICKLHELSGFVIKKKEELKSEEQKGKKEAKEDETEEVDEMEDALPLMYQTLEIERMLPENALKDNNSYNLYSRFKNGSDLFKTGFTGTNVMDLHFIYIKKRKCDCKLDLDKGITENALDNHDLHVDPATIRKFRRMHVFSPFDWGSYLRGSLPDVADQVEHPKIKIIDDNLNQPCCRRDRKFPQKNLLKNKDLPL from the exons ATGCGCTATAAAATAGCGTTGCACAAGTTCACACGATATAG CCTAACTTTTTCTAGACCTAACCTATTGAACATTGTAAATTTTACAAGTGCAAGCATGTCTACGGATCCAGAAGTTTTGGAGAAATCCAAGACGATGTTAAAGGACATGTATTTCGCGGGCGTCAAAGCGGTGTCGCCGAAGCAACTTATAATAGATAAAGTGAAATTTAAAGATGGGATATTGCAAGTCGGCGATCAAACTTTTCCATTGAAAGAGAATGTTTATTTAGTTGGTTTCGGTAAAGCTGTTATGGGTATGTCCATAGTCCTGGAACATATGCTCGCGGGATATTTAAAAAAGGGTATAGTCAGCATACCCGCAGCATCGACGAATGAGATGTGGGAGTCTAAAGACAAAACTTATTTTCCTAAGTTAAAAACCAGCGTGGTAGAATACAAAGAAGGATGTGTAAATAATCAACCGGATCATAGATCATTGGATACGACACATGACATCATAGATCTGGTTGAATCGTTAACTGAAAACGATACTTTAATTGTATTAATATCAGGCGGAGGTTCCGCGTTGCTTTACATGCCGAGACCGATAATCGATCATGAAGACAAATTAATGCTCTGTAGAAACCTTCAAAACGAAGGTGCCGATATCAAAGAACTTAACACAGTAAGAATGAAATTGTCCATGGTGAAGGGTGGCGGTTTAGCTAGAATGGCTTTCCCAGCTAACATCGTTACTTTGATATTATCCGATATAGTGGGCGATCCCGTCGATTTAATCGCTAGTGGCCCGACGGTATATAACGCGAAAACTCCGAAGCAGTCGATagctattttaaagaaatataaattatatgatAAAGTGGAAGGTGATGTAAAAAAAGCCATCATATCTAAAGAGGCTTTTAAGGATAAGCCACTGTTAACTGGCAAAGGGAGAAGGAAGCAATTTAAACATGTAGTAAACGTTATTTTGGGAAATAATCAGGTGGCAGTCGAAGCAGCTACTTTCGAAGCACGATGTAAAAAGCTCACTCCGATAATATTAAGAACCGATGTTACCGGCGATGTCCACGATGTCAGCTTGGCGTATGCTCATGTAACGAGTTTAATATGCCTTGCCTTAGAAAAGAAACTAGCTAGAGAGGAATTCTTTGAAAGAGTAAGAGACATTCCTGTGCTTTCGTTACCTACCACCAAAgtggatgaaatttataattcgaTCGAAGATACGAGTGGAGAAGGAATTGTACTGATCGGAGGAGGAGAGCCGACGGTAATAGTTAAAGGAGACGGAGTCGGTGGTAGAAATCAAGAATTAGCTTTACATTTCTCCCTAGATTGGTTAGCAAAGATAAAAGGCAACCCTCGTTTCGCCGAGTACGATGTTATAATGTTAAGCGCTGGCACGGACGGTCAAGATGGTCCAACCGATGCAGCAGGTGCATTTGGCTATCCTGCTATCGGACCGATAATTCATAACTTGTACGCACAATCAAAATTAAACGCTTCGACGATGTTTGTTCATCTACACGCGAAGAAAGCAGCTATACAAAAGAAAAAAGACGAACAAAAAGCATTAGAAGAGCTAAGACCCCAAGAAATATGTAAACTGCATGAATTAAGTGGTTTTGTGattaagaaaaaagaagaattgaaatccgaagaacaaaaaggaaaaaaagaagcAAAAGAAGATGAGACAGAGGAGGTCGATGAAATGGAAGATGCGCTTCCGTTAATGTATCAAACCTTGGAAATCGAGCGTATGCTACCCGAAAATGCATTGAAGGATAACAATTCGTATAATTTATATTCACGATTCAAGAATGGTTCAGACTTATTCAAAACTGGTTTCACTGGTACTAACGTTATGgacttacattttatttatattaaaaaacgaaaatGCGACTGCAAGCTAGATCTTGATAAAGGGATAACTGAGAACGCTTTGGATAACCATGATTTACATGTCGACCCTGCTACTATCAGAAAATTCAGAAGAATGCATGTATTCTCACCTTTCGATTGGGGTTCTTACCTACGCGGTTCATTACCCGACGTTGCAGATCAGGTAGAACatcctaaaataaaaattatcgacGACAATCTGAATCAGCCGTGTTGTCGTAGGGACAGAAAATTTCCACAAAAGAATCTATTGAAAAATAAGGATCTTCcattataa